The following proteins come from a genomic window of Coregonus clupeaformis isolate EN_2021a chromosome 2, ASM2061545v1, whole genome shotgun sequence:
- the LOC121536795 gene encoding thiosulfate:glutathione sulfurtransferase-like: MANSDKDISYSDLKALLDKSNKGLLVVDVRTKEEVDRGHIPGSIHIPVDTVESALALDPTEFQAKYGVPKPPLDTPELVFHCQMGRRGGVATDKARGLGFQKDVNYAGGYKEWSEKEGKWGARLACIVKAGHKNAQMMLTFC, encoded by the exons ATGGCAAACTCAG ATAAGGATATCTCCTACTCTGACCTCAAGGCCCTTCTGGACAAGAGCAACAAGGGTCTTCTGGTGGTTGATGTACGGACCAAAGAGGAGGTAGACCGAGGACACATTCCAGGATCCATCCATATTCCAG TTGATACAGTGGAGAGTGCCCTAGCGCTGGACCCTACTGAGTTCCAGGCCAAATACGGGGTGCCCAAGCCCCCCTTGGACACCCCTGAGCTGGTGTTTCACTGTCAGATGGGCCGGCGAGGAGGCGTGGCCACAGACAAGGCACGAGGCCTGGGATTCCAAAA GGACGTCAACTATGCCGGAGGATACAAGGAGTGGTCTGAGAAAGAGGGGAAATGGGGCGCACGATTAGCCTGCATTGTGAAAGCAGGGCATAAAAACGCACAAATGATGCTCACATTCTGCTGA
- the LOC121536788 gene encoding leucine-rich repeat neuronal protein 4, producing the protein MMSFCWNLAALLLLLLLTPDLLPTRLINTHPVLTHAVPTSQPVTYPKIQYVTGLGFDYNEDDYTEEDASHFPSNHSKASSASTLVPMQSKPCDYHPCQDNQIPCSQLSAQTGCLCPGLSGVDEPPHAPHLQKLVPGTDGGAEVRWCAPASVVSGYRVVIEDRKGAPLQFGGDSRSGVLGELEAGVKVCVEAVNRAGTSAPSELSCLHYDPPEAINLALRAGVIVGGLGLLLFLSLVALVLWRRQMCKTGENSAEGLGNPSYSTEGTL; encoded by the coding sequence ATGATGTCATTCTGCTGGAACTTGGCTGCTCTGCTCCTTCTACTACTACTGACCCCTGACCTGCTTCCCACCCGCCTCATCAACACCCACCCCGTCCTCACACACGCCGTCCCCACCTCCCAGCCAGTCACATACCCCAAGATCCAATACGTTACCGGCTTGGGCTTCGACTACAATGAAGATGACTACACTGAAGAGGATGCTTCCCATTTCCCTTCTAACCACAGCAAAGCCTCATCAGCTTCTACTCTGGTTCCGATGCAGTCCAAGCCCTGTGACTACCACCCCTGCCAAGACAACCAGATCCCCTGCTCCCAGCTCTCTGCCCAGACCGGATGCCTCTGCCCTGGTCTAAGCGGGGTAGACGAGCCCCCTCACGCTCCACACCTCCAGAAGCTAGTGCCAGGCACTGATGGGGGGGCAGAGGTACGGTGGTGCGCCCCAGCCTCTGTGGTATCTGGGTACCGGGTCGTGATCGAAGATCGAAAGGGAGCACCTCTCCAGTTCGGGGGTGATTCTCGGAGCGGGGTGCTGGGGGAACTAGAGGCAGGTGTCAAGGTGTGTGTGGAGGCGGTGAACAGGGCGGGAACCAGCGCCCCTTCGGAGCTCTCCTGCCTGCACTACGACCCCCCTGAGGCCATCAACCTGGCCCTAAGGGCGGGGGTTATCGTAGGGGGGCTGGGTTTACTCCTGTTCCTCTCCCTGGTCGCCCTGGTCCTCTGGAGGCGACAGATGTGTAAAACAGGGGAAAACTCAGCAGAGGGGCTGGGGAACCCCTCCTACAGCACGGAGGGAACGCTGTGA